In Candidatus Nitronauta litoralis, one DNA window encodes the following:
- a CDS encoding phage tail protein — protein MPVQPTYPGVYVEEIPSGVRPVPSVSTSIGAFIGSFRKGLLNEAVRIFSWGDFEREYGGLDRNSETSYAIQQFFLNGGTQAVVVRVADTAAPDLPGPPVVQVNANAATVTLAAGANNLIFTAGRRIRGESAVNPGEWGNSLRVEVDYNASDPVNQFNLTIQEVRTVGDRTLVLQTESFRNLSMVPDTPLNVVEVVNQGSKLVQITTNPPVPVAPFTRPESNGTLSGALDSPFDINGVAVPTYPSIPADGDAFNINIGNGIPTINGTLNYDGSTPTTYPALLPFIEGIIRDAADDATVPDGLKPLLAGAQVKLLGDNTAENPSHFHIQLGRAARPYDAATTVVFSGAGATEMNLTAVEGATENAQQTALADGRDGPAPAVGTTFRPIPVGFFQGQQAAKTGLYALEDVDLFNILCIPEATTLAATAMRTLYSEAISYVEDRRSMLIIDIPANVNDLGDMQTWLNENNGLRHPNTAVYFPRTNVADPLNENRPRSIPSCGAAAGLWARTDTNRGVWKAPAGTEATLRNVESLAGTLTDQQNGVLNPLGANCLRNFPVYGNIIWGARTLDGADLRASDWKYIPVRRTALFIEESLFRGTKWVVFEPNDEPLWSQIRLNLGTFMQDLFRKGAFQGSTPREAYFVKCDSETTTQSDIDNGIVNIEIGFAPLKPAEFVILKIQQIVRRPEA, from the coding sequence ATGCCTGTCCAGCCTACCTATCCCGGTGTTTACGTAGAAGAAATTCCTAGTGGAGTCCGGCCAGTACCAAGCGTTAGTACTTCCATTGGTGCTTTTATCGGGAGCTTCCGTAAAGGCCTGCTCAATGAAGCAGTCCGAATTTTTAGTTGGGGAGACTTCGAGCGTGAGTATGGAGGTCTCGACCGAAACAGTGAAACTTCTTATGCGATCCAGCAGTTCTTTCTAAACGGTGGGACCCAGGCGGTAGTTGTCCGTGTTGCCGACACTGCAGCTCCTGACCTTCCAGGACCTCCGGTTGTACAGGTGAACGCCAACGCTGCAACAGTCACACTTGCCGCAGGAGCAAACAATTTAATTTTTACTGCAGGTCGCCGTATACGTGGTGAAAGTGCAGTGAACCCGGGAGAATGGGGAAATTCCCTGCGCGTTGAAGTCGACTATAATGCAAGTGACCCCGTTAACCAGTTCAATCTGACGATTCAGGAAGTGAGAACTGTTGGTGATCGCACTCTGGTCTTGCAGACCGAATCCTTTCGGAATCTCTCCATGGTGCCAGACACCCCTTTAAACGTAGTTGAAGTGGTGAATCAGGGATCAAAGCTTGTTCAGATAACCACTAATCCGCCTGTTCCAGTAGCGCCCTTCACTCGACCTGAATCCAATGGAACCTTGAGCGGGGCTCTGGACTCCCCCTTTGACATAAATGGCGTTGCAGTTCCCACGTATCCTTCTATCCCCGCAGACGGAGATGCTTTCAATATCAACATTGGAAATGGCATTCCTACAATCAACGGGACACTGAATTATGATGGCAGCACACCTACCACCTACCCGGCACTTCTCCCATTTATTGAGGGGATCATTCGCGATGCAGCAGATGACGCAACTGTCCCGGACGGATTGAAGCCTCTGTTGGCTGGAGCCCAGGTAAAACTGCTGGGAGATAACACCGCCGAGAACCCATCGCATTTCCATATCCAACTTGGACGGGCCGCACGTCCTTACGACGCTGCAACCACGGTTGTCTTCTCGGGTGCCGGGGCCACGGAAATGAATTTAACAGCGGTAGAAGGTGCCACTGAAAATGCACAACAAACGGCCCTTGCCGATGGAAGAGATGGTCCAGCACCTGCAGTTGGCACGACCTTTCGTCCGATCCCGGTTGGTTTTTTTCAGGGACAGCAGGCAGCAAAAACAGGATTGTATGCATTGGAAGATGTGGACCTGTTCAATATCCTTTGCATCCCGGAAGCCACCACCCTTGCGGCAACCGCCATGCGGACTCTTTACTCAGAGGCTATCTCCTATGTTGAGGACCGGCGCTCCATGCTGATCATCGACATACCAGCAAACGTGAACGACCTGGGCGATATGCAGACATGGCTTAACGAAAACAATGGGCTGCGTCATCCCAACACAGCGGTTTACTTTCCGAGAACCAACGTTGCCGATCCACTGAATGAAAATCGACCCAGATCTATTCCGTCATGTGGAGCAGCCGCCGGACTCTGGGCGCGTACGGATACCAATCGTGGCGTCTGGAAAGCACCTGCAGGTACGGAAGCCACGCTTCGCAATGTTGAGAGTCTGGCAGGCACTTTAACGGACCAGCAGAACGGTGTACTCAATCCCCTGGGTGCCAATTGCCTGAGAAACTTCCCTGTCTACGGCAACATCATCTGGGGTGCCAGAACTCTGGACGGTGCGGACCTGAGAGCTTCGGACTGGAAATACATTCCGGTACGGCGTACTGCCTTGTTCATTGAGGAAAGTCTGTTCCGGGGAACAAAGTGGGTTGTCTTCGAGCCAAACGATGAACCACTTTGGTCCCAGATTCGTCTGAACCTGGGTACTTTCATGCAAGACCTTTTTCGCAAAGGAGCATTCCAGGGGTCCACTCCCCGGGAAGCTTATTTTGTGAAATGTGATTCTGAAACGACAACGCAATCCGATATTGACAACGGCATCGTTAACATTGAAATCGGGTTTGCGCCGCTGAAACCGGCGGAATTCGTCATTCTAAAAATCCAGCAAATTGTTCGCCGACCAGAGGCGTAA
- a CDS encoding DNA alkylation repair protein, whose product MNLRETQKFLKENGTAQNRKIFMRHGASEPLYGVSFAQLNKLQKKIKIDHALALKLWKTGNMDCRTLALKVADPDQLTISLVEGWVKASDYKVLAGELADLVSRSPLADSRMKKWMKSKKEFIRKAGYDLLSCRLVGGDESLPDDLSPVITAIEKEIHASPDLARHAMVMALISIGIYRPKLESRVLKAADRIEPVKVDHGKTGCKTPEIAPYIVRARKHRKK is encoded by the coding sequence ATGAATCTTCGTGAGACACAAAAATTTCTGAAGGAAAATGGCACGGCCCAGAACCGCAAGATTTTCATGCGCCATGGTGCTTCTGAACCCTTGTACGGAGTCAGTTTTGCCCAGCTTAATAAACTTCAAAAGAAAATAAAAATCGACCATGCGTTGGCGTTGAAACTCTGGAAGACGGGCAATATGGACTGCCGTACGCTGGCGCTTAAAGTCGCCGACCCGGATCAGTTGACCATCAGTCTGGTGGAGGGTTGGGTCAAGGCATCCGACTATAAAGTGCTGGCGGGGGAGTTGGCGGATCTGGTGTCCCGGTCGCCGTTGGCAGATTCGAGGATGAAAAAATGGATGAAGTCAAAAAAAGAATTCATTAGAAAAGCAGGCTATGATCTTTTGTCCTGCCGTCTGGTGGGAGGTGATGAATCGTTGCCAGATGATTTATCGCCTGTAATCACAGCAATCGAAAAAGAAATTCACGCTTCACCCGATTTAGCGCGCCATGCCATGGTAATGGCTCTGATTTCAATTGGCATTTACCGTCCCAAACTGGAATCGCGTGTGCTAAAGGCGGCCGACCGAATTGAACCGGTGAAAGTCGACCACGGAAAGACCGGTTGCAAAACCCCAGAGATCGCGCCTTATATTGTCCGTGCCAGAAAACATAGGAAAAAATAA
- a CDS encoding DUF4157 domain-containing protein, with translation MQAKPAESGLIQRQEEEEEEMQAKPAESGLIQRQEEEEEEMQAKPAEGGLIQRQEEEEEEELQAKAGSGGTCSACSNGPGDSAASSVKSGGRPLSESDRSYFEPRFGRDFSDVRVHTHSSAEKAAGSINAKAFTLGNNIAFGSGQFSPNSASGRHLLAHELAHVVQQKGGGQKTVRRTVSKHSKCKPSVNSAPSKPLDRLKKIDAKARVFAQVMGLGMALTSVDPVLFSKDVKKFTKRFGKAPAKGKRFRNRFNNKTFPTQDKAILSEMNSTSDLFIGVANRLSRPIVYRCPGTKTINLENCRDKCEANDVAWVCAGTSMSQMAVCPGFWGMSDDQLAGALIHEVMHARFNRKGHPENVKKRHRNPECFTSLTADTMGFTPFDVRCPKIP, from the coding sequence ATGCAGGCCAAACCTGCTGAGAGTGGATTGATCCAACGGCAGGAAGAAGAGGAAGAAGAAATGCAGGCCAAACCTGCTGAGAGTGGATTGATCCAACGGCAGGAAGAAGAGGAAGAAGAAATGCAGGCCAAACCTGCTGAGGGTGGATTGATCCAACGACAGGAAGAAGAGGAAGAAGAAGAATTGCAGGCCAAGGCTGGTTCTGGAGGAACCTGTTCGGCTTGTTCAAATGGTCCGGGCGATTCTGCAGCATCTTCTGTTAAATCTGGAGGAAGGCCTTTGTCGGAGTCCGACCGGTCTTATTTTGAACCCCGGTTCGGGCGTGATTTTTCTGATGTTCGTGTACACACGCACTCCTCGGCTGAGAAAGCTGCAGGAAGCATAAACGCCAAGGCTTTTACTCTCGGAAATAATATTGCATTTGGATCAGGACAATTCTCCCCCAACTCAGCATCAGGTCGCCACCTGCTGGCACACGAATTGGCGCATGTTGTCCAGCAAAAAGGGGGCGGCCAAAAAACTGTCCGACGTACTGTATCCAAACATTCCAAATGCAAACCCAGCGTTAACAGTGCCCCCTCCAAACCGCTGGACAGGTTAAAAAAAATTGATGCGAAAGCCCGGGTCTTTGCACAGGTCATGGGGTTGGGGATGGCCTTAACTTCAGTAGACCCCGTTCTTTTTTCAAAGGATGTTAAAAAATTCACAAAACGGTTTGGCAAAGCGCCGGCCAAAGGGAAGAGGTTTAGAAACCGGTTTAACAATAAAACGTTTCCCACTCAGGATAAAGCGATCTTATCCGAAATGAATTCTACCTCGGACTTGTTTATTGGTGTGGCCAATCGTTTATCCAGGCCGATTGTTTATCGTTGCCCGGGGACCAAAACCATTAATTTAGAAAATTGCAGGGATAAATGTGAAGCTAACGACGTGGCCTGGGTATGCGCCGGAACCAGCATGAGCCAAATGGCTGTGTGTCCTGGCTTCTGGGGTATGTCAGACGATCAACTCGCTGGTGCTCTGATCCATGAAGTCATGCACGCACGGTTTAATAGAAAAGGTCATCCTGAAAATGTAAAGAAAAGGCATCGTAATCCGGAATGTTTCACCAGCCTTACGGCTGACACTATGGGATTTACGCCCTTTGATGTGCGTTGTCCGAAAATTCCATAA
- a CDS encoding thiol-disulfide oxidoreductase DCC family protein — MDAHNKSSKNEKESEGSIILFDGVCNLCNGTVNFIVDRDPDLQFRMASLQSEAGQHFLDQYNLPKDDFETIVLIEDGQVFTHSTSILRITKKLSGLWPVFSIFLLVPKPIRDWCYRWVSTNRYRWFGKEETCRIPTPEMAHRFLD; from the coding sequence ATGGACGCACACAACAAATCTTCAAAAAATGAAAAGGAATCGGAAGGGTCCATCATTCTCTTTGACGGAGTGTGCAACCTTTGCAATGGAACCGTCAATTTCATTGTGGACCGCGACCCCGACCTTCAATTCCGCATGGCTTCATTACAATCTGAGGCAGGTCAGCATTTTCTGGATCAATATAATTTACCCAAAGATGATTTCGAAACCATCGTTCTGATTGAAGATGGTCAGGTTTTCACCCATTCCACATCCATTCTTCGCATAACAAAGAAACTGAGTGGACTCTGGCCCGTCTTTTCAATTTTTCTGCTGGTCCCAAAACCCATCCGCGACTGGTGCTACCGGTGGGTTTCTACTAACCGTTATCGCTGGTTCGGCAAGGAAGAAACCTGCCGCATTCCCACCCCGGAAATGGCACATCGTTTTCTGGATTAG
- a CDS encoding phage tail protein codes for MAEFTTNPRRFDPYKNFKFRVKWDGRYVAGISKVGSLKRSTEVVEHREGGDPSTGRKSPGRTKYEGITLERGVTHDLDFERWANKVWNFGAGAGSEVSLEDFRKDIILDVFNEAGQKVISYKIYRCWVSEYQAMPDLDANANAVAIQTIKLENEGWERDVEVTEPAEPSFNVPA; via the coding sequence ATGGCTGAATTCACAACCAATCCACGCCGGTTTGATCCCTACAAAAATTTCAAATTCAGGGTGAAATGGGACGGTCGGTATGTTGCAGGAATCAGTAAAGTAGGCTCCCTGAAAAGAAGCACAGAAGTGGTAGAACACCGCGAAGGCGGGGACCCTTCTACCGGCAGAAAATCGCCAGGGCGCACCAAGTATGAGGGAATCACACTCGAGCGTGGTGTCACCCACGACCTCGACTTCGAAAGATGGGCAAACAAAGTCTGGAATTTTGGAGCAGGGGCCGGTTCAGAAGTTTCCCTCGAGGATTTTCGTAAAGACATCATCCTTGATGTATTCAACGAGGCCGGGCAAAAAGTCATCTCATACAAAATCTACCGGTGTTGGGTATCGGAATATCAGGCCATGCCTGACCTGGATGCCAATGCAAACGCCGTCGCTATCCAGACAATCAAACTCGAAAATGAGGGTTGGGAGAGAGACGTCGAGGTTACGGAACCGGCAGAACCAAGCTTTAACGTTCCTGCCTGA
- a CDS encoding adenosylcobinamide amidohydrolase gives MKPKLTDSPLSIYLVDKTLVIQFPDVWQTLSWAPFNGGWGKSSCIFIHHLNKFDERDLDKIFEDQIKTRGIPENSVGLITGAATEHFKEVFYKSKTLWVHAIATLGLSNARTAGDEADAPTTNQPGTINLIVATNALPELTGNLEAVHTATMAKSAALMEAGIRSKKSGQIASGTGTDCIVICSTGEIMENYCGMHTLLGELIGKAVRELLGKSIAFWKEKNIEL, from the coding sequence ATGAAACCCAAACTCACGGATTCCCCTTTAAGCATTTATCTTGTAGACAAAACCCTGGTCATTCAATTTCCTGATGTCTGGCAAACACTCAGTTGGGCACCATTTAACGGGGGTTGGGGAAAGTCGTCCTGTATTTTCATTCACCACTTGAATAAATTTGATGAAAGGGACCTTGATAAAATTTTTGAAGACCAGATTAAAACCCGGGGTATCCCCGAAAACTCTGTCGGCCTAATTACCGGGGCAGCGACAGAACATTTCAAAGAGGTTTTTTACAAATCAAAAACCTTATGGGTGCACGCAATCGCAACTCTTGGCCTAAGCAATGCCCGGACTGCTGGAGATGAAGCCGACGCACCAACCACAAACCAACCGGGAACCATAAACCTGATCGTGGCCACAAATGCCCTGCCAGAATTAACTGGAAACCTTGAAGCCGTCCACACCGCAACCATGGCCAAGAGCGCAGCCCTCATGGAAGCAGGAATCCGAAGCAAGAAATCTGGACAAATTGCAAGCGGAACTGGCACGGACTGCATCGTCATTTGCTCAACCGGAGAAATAATGGAAAACTATTGCGGCATGCACACTTTGCTTGGAGAATTGATCGGTAAAGCTGTCCGCGAATTATTGGGGAAAAGCATCGCCTTTTGGAAAGAGAAAAACATCGAACTTTGA
- a CDS encoding ATP-binding protein encodes MTETTQNQISAENPQAIENWVRLNNEVIRLGLEWFHLVLEEYIQNRRSEIPPSNGSSENPVITDLAADWLLRSLRREEKLPTPEKIKTARNNFDNARKNMEQTGEPSTLDRLSKAFGLSPFDEDVMVMGLAPFAQAGFSALLGYAHDRSNLSQGTPHLALALFTNGNEESEALARERFSPNSPLRRYALIETDPESTGMLAPFRLGERIGRLFFGEEYCDSAVEPLLGPVPAGHCPTRHQDPVNKLAQTLEKRGLNAALILGPKRCGKYMAAARLAGTFGMNLVEMKPNKLSPNFATRRAQFNVLSREAILGNAAVVINLSAQGKFDSDEKKQTALSAAEDALRYLESLVIVISDEHPELPDWLPLLNLHALTALDRMDIWSRELAEGITITHDEIEALSEHFALGPGEIASLCKTMQTDDPSEYWSSGRKIASRGLDDLAEKIESGFTWEDLQLPEDLMHDLKAIAAQVRHRSDVYNRGGFGRKLIRGRGVSVLFAGSSGVGKTMAAEVIANELDLGLYKIDLSSVISKYIGETEKNLKRVFDAAEAGGAVLFFDEADALFGKRSEVKDSHDRYANIEVSYLLQRMESYKGLSILATNMKSHIDVAFLRRLRFVIDIPFPSVSLRTAIWQRAFPEETKTENLDFSALGRLELAGGNIVVIAVNAAFLAAAEGAPVNMSHIARSAQSEMRKLDKEPRIPWI; translated from the coding sequence ATGACTGAAACGACACAAAATCAAATATCCGCCGAGAACCCCCAGGCAATCGAAAACTGGGTTCGGCTAAATAATGAGGTCATTCGCCTAGGTCTGGAATGGTTTCATCTGGTGTTGGAAGAGTACATCCAAAACCGCCGGTCCGAAATACCCCCATCAAACGGATCCTCAGAGAATCCTGTGATCACCGATCTTGCCGCTGACTGGCTTCTTCGATCCCTCAGAAGGGAAGAAAAATTACCCACCCCGGAGAAAATAAAAACTGCTCGCAATAATTTTGACAATGCACGCAAAAACATGGAGCAAACAGGGGAACCCAGCACCCTTGATCGTCTATCAAAAGCCTTTGGTCTCTCACCATTTGATGAAGATGTAATGGTGATGGGCCTTGCACCATTTGCCCAGGCCGGTTTCAGCGCTTTACTGGGTTATGCTCACGATAGATCCAACCTGAGCCAGGGGACTCCTCATCTGGCGCTGGCTCTTTTCACAAACGGAAATGAAGAATCCGAAGCACTGGCACGCGAACGGTTCTCTCCCAACTCCCCTTTACGCAGATATGCTCTTATCGAAACAGATCCTGAATCTACCGGTATGCTGGCACCTTTTCGACTGGGAGAACGAATCGGGAGGCTCTTTTTTGGTGAAGAGTACTGCGATTCGGCGGTGGAGCCTTTGTTAGGGCCGGTACCGGCAGGCCATTGCCCAACTCGCCATCAGGACCCGGTAAACAAATTAGCGCAGACTCTCGAGAAAAGAGGACTCAATGCGGCATTGATCCTGGGCCCAAAACGTTGTGGAAAATATATGGCTGCGGCCCGGCTTGCCGGAACATTCGGGATGAATCTGGTTGAAATGAAACCAAACAAATTATCTCCAAATTTTGCCACCAGACGCGCCCAGTTTAATGTTTTGTCGCGTGAAGCCATTCTGGGAAATGCCGCTGTGGTGATCAACTTATCTGCCCAAGGCAAATTCGACTCTGACGAAAAAAAACAAACCGCATTGTCTGCTGCGGAAGATGCATTGCGATATCTTGAATCACTTGTCATTGTGATTTCTGATGAACACCCCGAACTTCCGGACTGGTTACCTCTACTGAATTTACATGCCCTGACCGCATTGGATCGGATGGATATCTGGTCCCGGGAATTAGCCGAGGGTATTACCATAACCCATGATGAAATCGAAGCCTTGTCAGAGCATTTTGCCTTGGGCCCTGGAGAAATCGCCTCGCTTTGTAAAACCATGCAGACAGATGATCCCTCTGAATACTGGTCTTCAGGTCGCAAGATCGCGAGTCGTGGATTAGATGATCTCGCAGAAAAAATTGAATCCGGCTTTACATGGGAGGACTTACAACTTCCTGAAGATCTGATGCATGATCTGAAAGCGATAGCAGCACAGGTCCGTCATCGTTCTGATGTCTATAATCGTGGCGGATTCGGACGCAAACTCATTAGAGGAAGGGGAGTTTCTGTCTTGTTTGCGGGTTCCAGTGGTGTTGGCAAAACAATGGCGGCGGAAGTGATCGCAAATGAACTGGACCTGGGTCTTTACAAAATTGATTTGTCCAGTGTGATTTCCAAATACATTGGCGAGACGGAAAAAAATCTGAAACGGGTATTCGATGCAGCTGAAGCCGGAGGGGCAGTGCTGTTCTTCGATGAAGCGGATGCCCTTTTTGGTAAACGCAGCGAAGTAAAAGACAGTCACGACCGTTATGCCAACATCGAAGTCAGCTATCTCTTGCAACGAATGGAATCCTATAAAGGGCTGTCTATCCTTGCCACCAACATGAAAAGCCATATCGACGTCGCTTTCCTACGCCGGTTGCGTTTTGTAATCGACATTCCATTCCCAAGTGTTTCACTTAGAACAGCTATTTGGCAACGTGCGTTTCCCGAAGAAACCAAAACAGAAAATCTCGATTTTTCAGCACTGGGTCGACTGGAACTGGCAGGAGGCAACATTGTCGTCATTGCAGTCAACGCTGCATTCCTGGCTGCCGCAGAAGGGGCTCCCGTAAACATGAGCCATATTGCACGCTCGGCACAATCTGAAATGCGCAAACTGGACAAGGAACCCCGAATTCCCTGGATATAA
- a CDS encoding GPW/gp25 family protein, which translates to MFTEKPFTDFPFTIDERGRSASTNEDDHVRDLIFQVLFTSPGERVNRPEFGCGLKQLVFAPGSDALAAATEQLVHGSLIRWLDPVVAVEEVTVEIDDAELKVRVGYSRRDTGEKREDVFRHPIP; encoded by the coding sequence ATGTTTACAGAAAAACCTTTTACGGATTTTCCTTTCACGATTGATGAGCGGGGACGCAGTGCATCTACCAATGAAGACGATCATGTGCGGGATCTGATTTTCCAGGTGCTGTTCACCTCACCTGGTGAACGGGTCAACCGTCCTGAATTTGGTTGTGGTCTCAAACAGTTGGTGTTTGCACCCGGATCAGATGCCCTTGCGGCAGCCACGGAACAACTCGTTCATGGTTCCCTCATTCGCTGGTTGGATCCCGTAGTGGCTGTTGAGGAAGTAACTGTTGAAATTGATGATGCTGAGTTAAAAGTACGCGTGGGTTATTCAAGACGCGACACCGGTGAAAAACGGGAA
- a CDS encoding HTTM domain-containing protein, whose product MALKTHSSSWTVSYLFQAIDASTVAIFRIVFGIIMVWETLRYAVYDRIEGYYIDPPVHFTYPLFGFVKALPGDWMFLPFVVMGVTSFLIALGLFYLPATIIFFLTYTYIFLIDSTQYNNHYYFICLLGLILCTIKANACFSVDGKLKPEIHTNRVPYWQLYILQFQIVVVYFYGGIAKLNPDWLQGEPLRHWLEPEMFFLIEGWLTHEMWVYFLSYGGLFFDLLIGFGLLYSKTRVISVLLVLIFNLSNAFIFSIGVFPFLMIGTTVLFLNPEKVRAWLQKWDFIKGRKNKKIKADLLVNPSLPVCLFLGVYCAVQLLLPFRHWLYPGNVSWNEEGHRFAWHMKLRSKRGDISYVVEDPVSGKEWRPDLEDDLTPRQIKKMAGRPDMILQYAHLLRDRYIGEGVANPIVRAETFLSYNFRDPRPFIDPEANLSKLEYSPWLSNNWILPFGKD is encoded by the coding sequence ATGGCACTCAAAACACACTCATCCTCCTGGACTGTTTCCTATTTATTTCAGGCGATAGATGCTTCCACTGTTGCCATATTTCGAATCGTATTCGGCATCATCATGGTCTGGGAAACCCTGCGCTATGCGGTTTATGATCGGATCGAAGGGTATTACATAGATCCCCCGGTCCATTTCACCTATCCATTATTCGGTTTTGTCAAAGCACTTCCCGGAGACTGGATGTTTCTCCCGTTTGTGGTGATGGGTGTCACCTCGTTTCTGATAGCACTGGGCCTTTTCTATCTTCCAGCGACCATCATATTTTTTCTGACCTACACTTATATTTTTCTTATCGATTCCACGCAGTACAATAACCATTACTATTTCATTTGCCTGCTCGGTTTGATTCTTTGCACCATCAAGGCCAATGCCTGTTTTTCTGTCGATGGAAAATTAAAACCGGAAATCCATACCAACCGGGTTCCCTATTGGCAACTATATATCCTGCAGTTCCAGATTGTTGTGGTTTATTTTTACGGAGGGATTGCCAAACTGAATCCGGATTGGCTGCAGGGAGAACCGCTCCGGCACTGGCTGGAACCAGAAATGTTTTTTCTGATTGAGGGTTGGCTGACCCATGAAATGTGGGTGTACTTCCTTTCATATGGAGGGCTTTTTTTTGATCTTCTGATAGGCTTCGGCCTCCTCTATTCGAAAACCCGTGTCATTTCGGTTTTACTGGTTTTGATTTTCAACTTAAGCAACGCCTTTATATTTTCCATCGGTGTCTTTCCATTCCTGATGATTGGAACCACCGTCCTGTTTCTTAACCCTGAGAAAGTCCGCGCCTGGCTTCAAAAATGGGATTTCATCAAAGGAAGAAAAAATAAAAAAATAAAAGCGGATCTGCTGGTCAATCCTTCTTTACCGGTCTGTCTTTTTCTTGGGGTTTATTGCGCAGTTCAATTGTTGCTTCCTTTTAGACATTGGCTTTATCCAGGCAATGTGAGCTGGAACGAAGAAGGCCATCGCTTTGCCTGGCACATGAAACTAAGAAGCAAGCGGGGAGATATTTCGTATGTTGTAGAAGATCCCGTTAGCGGAAAAGAGTGGCGACCTGACCTTGAAGACGATCTAACCCCAAGACAAATAAAAAAAATGGCAGGACGACCCGACATGATTCTTCAATACGCTCACCTGTTGCGGGACCGTTACATTGGAGAAGGTGTTGCGAATCCAATTGTTCGAGCTGAAACTTTTCTTTCCTACAATTTTAGAGATCCCAGACCTTTCATTGACCCCGAAGCCAATCTTTCAAAATTGGAATATTCGCCTTGGTTGAGTAACAACTGGATTCTGCCATTTGGAAAAGACTAG
- a CDS encoding DUF4255 domain-containing protein, translated as MATHAAMAAVSRTIRTLLLDRMVVSNPTVTIAPPDVAVTGINSGRVNLYLFQVLENAGLKNQEIPGEGHPAAYGRPPLSLNLRYLITTHSMLETQPDADLNSQTLLGDAMRVLHDFGNQIDTLTINNTNAGQIGDPILDPLLTNEFERLKIVLHPSNLDDVTKVWSALSESNFRRSVIYEATVIQIQTPQTRVRPQPVETRRIMATVRPRPVILEAFVTPAPNGPEGEGRVRIGDEITLLCENVLAERVYVQLGDLDPIRVSPSGEGRIRINIPDNQYPVDLDNPATRPIPAGQQLQPGTIEIQVLTEHPADGVEGDLLSRGTNVQENRRYSSNFALMQLTPQITGVNPANGPLATIFIVQGTRLWHNQAQTAEVIIGNAAVTIRQPGVGDPWAAPTPTEVQIPVSDVSGILTVQGAGDPPYPVAVQVDGARSRDAGFTFHLDP; from the coding sequence ATGGCTACGCATGCGGCAATGGCTGCGGTCAGTAGAACGATCAGGACGCTCCTTCTGGACCGAATGGTCGTGAGCAATCCTACTGTGACGATTGCCCCTCCAGACGTGGCGGTGACGGGGATAAACAGTGGACGGGTTAACCTTTATCTGTTTCAGGTTTTAGAAAACGCTGGACTGAAAAATCAGGAAATTCCGGGGGAAGGGCATCCGGCTGCATACGGCAGACCACCGTTATCGCTTAACTTGCGATATTTAATCACAACCCACAGCATGCTGGAAACCCAACCCGACGCAGACCTCAATTCACAAACTTTACTTGGGGATGCTATGCGCGTATTACACGATTTCGGAAATCAGATCGACACACTGACTATCAACAATACAAATGCAGGCCAGATAGGCGACCCCATACTCGACCCATTGCTGACAAACGAGTTTGAGCGTTTGAAAATTGTTTTGCATCCATCGAATCTGGATGATGTTACCAAGGTATGGTCTGCCTTGTCCGAATCCAATTTTCGTCGGTCGGTAATTTACGAGGCAACAGTGATACAGATTCAAACACCGCAAACCCGCGTACGCCCACAACCAGTCGAGACCCGCCGCATCATGGCCACTGTCCGACCGCGACCCGTGATTCTGGAAGCCTTTGTCACACCTGCACCTAATGGTCCGGAGGGCGAAGGCCGTGTGCGTATCGGAGACGAAATCACCCTCCTTTGCGAAAATGTGCTGGCTGAACGGGTTTACGTCCAACTGGGTGATCTGGACCCGATCCGTGTCAGTCCTTCCGGAGAGGGACGCATTCGTATCAATATTCCGGATAACCAGTACCCGGTGGACCTGGACAATCCTGCGACTCGTCCGATTCCCGCCGGGCAGCAACTGCAACCGGGAACTATAGAGATACAGGTTTTGACTGAGCATCCCGCAGATGGCGTGGAAGGAGATTTATTAAGCAGAGGAACCAACGTTCAGGAAAACCGTCGCTATTCCTCAAACTTTGCATTAATGCAATTGACTCCTCAAATCACGGGGGTTAACCCCGCAAATGGTCCGCTTGCAACAATTTTCATAGTCCAGGGGACACGACTTTGGCACAACCAGGCCCAGACTGCAGAAGTCATCATTGGTAATGCCGCAGTGACTATTCGACAACCTGGAGTTGGCGACCCATGGGCGGCTCCCACGCCAACCGAGGTTCAAATCCCGGTGTCGGATGTTTCGGGGATTTTAACTGTGCAGGGAGCAGGGGATCCACCCTATCCCGTTGCGGTGCAGGTAGATGGTGCCCGCAGTCGAGACGCAGGATTTACTTTTCACCTAGACCCTTGA